One window from the genome of Vicugna pacos chromosome 21, VicPac4, whole genome shotgun sequence encodes:
- the CD48 gene encoding CD48 antigen, with translation MCSRKGKWHLALGLLLLPHLFLAINIRDRLELAVSGSNVSLKISSLPESYHSLTWFYTTDQKIVEREHGEPKYFNTKFKGRATLDIQTGALNIYKVQKDDSSTYLLKILYNAGNENEWMVTLMVYDPVPKPVIKIEKAQEMNNCNLTLSCVIQDQPVNYTWYRDSGPFPKELQRSVLEITVTPQNYSQSYTCQVSNPVSSQNNTIYFTSPCKPAPSSGAYWTEAWLVVIVTTVLGLLWT, from the exons ATGTGCTCCAGGAAAGGGAAATGGCATCTGGCTTTGGGACTTCTACTGCTGCCCCACCTGTTCCTGGCAATCAACATTCGAG ATCGTTTAGAACTTGCAGTCTCTGGCAGCAATGTGAGTCTGAAAATTTCCAGTTTGCCTGAGAGCTACCACTCACTCACGTGGTTTTATACCACTGATCAGAAGATTGTGGAACGGGAGCATGGTGAGCCAAAGTACTTCAATACTAAATTTAAGGGCAGGGCCACCCTTGATATTCAAACTGGTGCACTGAATATCTACAAGGTCCAGAaagatgacagcagcacctaCCTCCTGAAGATACTGTACAACGCTGGGAATGAGAATGAGTGGATGGTCACACTGATGGTGTATG ATCCTGTACCGAAACCCGTCATAAAAATTGAGAAGGCACAGGAAATGAACAACTGTAACCTGACTCTGTCCTGTGTGATCCAGGACCAGCCTGTAAACTATACCTGGTATCGGGACTCAGGGCCTTTTCCAAAAGAACTCCAGAGGAGTGTGCTTGAAATCACTGTTACGCCACAAAACTACTCCCAGTCTTATACCTGCCAAGTCAGCAATCCTGTGAGCAGTCAAAACAACACGATCTACTTCACCTCACCCTGTAAACCCG cGCCATCCTCTGGAGCATATTGGACAGAAGCTTGGCTAGTGGTCATTGTAACCACCGTTCTTGGCCTCCTATGGACCTGA